In bacterium, the following are encoded in one genomic region:
- the pyrF gene encoding orotidine-5'-phosphate decarboxylase, with protein sequence MLPKGMKRTELSAKGRIIFPLDVSTLEEAKYYIDLLKDYVGLFKVGLELFVSLGPQILREIKRDIDSSKIFLDLKFHDIPETVRGAYRAASIHGAKFVTIHCDEGKGLLEAVVKEKADRTTKILGVTLLTSLNVDSLKEMGFSPGLTPKDIVMLRANIAKEAGCDGVVCSPLEAGAVKERFGPDFIVVTPGIRPSWASVKGDDQQRAAAPAEAIHNGADYIVVGRPIRSAPDPVEAAKKIAAEIEEALLKGEKIPSSSLHGV encoded by the coding sequence ATGTTACCGAAGGGAATGAAAAGGACTGAATTATCCGCTAAAGGCCGGATAATCTTTCCACTCGATGTTTCGACCCTGGAAGAAGCTAAATATTACATTGATTTATTAAAGGATTATGTAGGTTTATTTAAGGTAGGCTTAGAGTTATTTGTAAGCTTAGGTCCTCAGATTTTAAGAGAGATTAAAAGGGATATTGATTCATCAAAGATCTTCCTTGATTTAAAGTTTCACGATATCCCTGAAACAGTGCGGGGCGCCTACCGGGCGGCTTCCATTCACGGGGCAAAATTTGTTACCATTCACTGCGATGAGGGTAAAGGCCTTTTGGAGGCGGTGGTAAAAGAGAAGGCAGATAGAACTACTAAGATATTGGGCGTTACCCTGTTAACCAGTCTTAATGTGGATAGTTTGAAGGAGATGGGATTTTCACCAGGGCTTACCCCTAAGGATATAGTAATGTTAAGGGCAAATATAGCTAAGGAGGCGGGGTGTGATGGGGTGGTCTGCTCCCCTTTAGAGGCAGGGGCGGTGAAAGAAAGATTTGGACCGGACTTTATTGTGGTAACCCCTGGTATTCGTCCTTCATGGGCGTCAGTCAAAGGTGATGATCAGCAAAGGGCGGCCGCGCCAGCCGAAGCCATACATAATGGAGCCGACTATATCGTGGTGGGCAGACCCATCAGATCAGCCCCCGATCCGGTCGAAGCGGCCAAAAAAATTGCGGCTGAGATAGAAGAGGCTCTTTTAAAAGGTGAGAAGATACCATCATCCTCCCTGCATGGAGTTTAA